Proteins from one Plasmodium gaboni strain SY75 chromosome 4, whole genome shotgun sequence genomic window:
- a CDS encoding putative pre-mRNA-splicing helicase BRR2: protein MAEEYEKFKRFEYRMNSNLVLQRDGPISSNKEPTGESESLVGRLKYKMGDKVEYNNNKNNIMLIRDSNNNNNNEVNINRYKRKDLFDDDKYNRRSSKKIRHKEKSVLNVNIEDIFLYKPSTKHTEEIYTKLMSKIRYLLGDNTGDIINSACNEILYILKNEELNNEEKKKQVESQLEINISDEVFIEINNLSKEIYDFNKQEEGEYIENEEGVAVIFEEDDDYFNIGRNTREYMNGEQTMELQDGSDDNQSGSEDEDDNEDEDEDEDESEDGNENENDNEDESEDENDDDNNNINGDDDDDDNNNINNNVRRKKKKKRNQINHLKSYDKKNKKYENYLSLKNTNKNLYYEEENNNNNIKDNDELNINVIDSHWLQRELNKIFPDPSLCLDKEKEVLNVLNIYDIQESENKLMHILKYENFNIARVLIKNRWKIYYCTLLGQAQTEEEKEEIKNEMKKTEEGQDILDELCNYKNVRKNKQNEYSKIIRKEADNLLGKKKKNDYSKKSSMSDYTYIHDEEEKESNDGNDDNDENDDDDDDDGDDNDNDNDDNYYESTKLYNSDSQGEDSNVNTYTHTHDDDTNRLKKKSKVKRSKKTKDNDIDGESEKDDNEKKRFYNNMKYKFIDLEKLETKEKNKDIFFNKEVILPPESKRIEKKDYDEIIISSMKNNKMDGVKKTKNNKINYYTCAEDIKLIHINELPEWAHEVFSCVNINKLNPIQSKVYDIAFNKYEENMLICAPTGSGKTNIALLCILNVINSYRLKSGDIDRKGFKIVYISPMKALVTEQVQSFNLRLKCLNIKVSELTGDVNLSSKELDDSQIIVMTPEKFDVISRKWNEKILLHKIKLIIFDEIHLLNEIRGNVLESIIARLNRYIDNTMVYDMSGVTYGSSEGDHHHNNNNINVYDDGVHANRENKSDSNHISIRKKKIRLVGLSATLPNYEDVGIFLRAHIEKGIFYFDHSFRPVQLEQHYIGIKEKKGIKKYGLMNDITYEKVFEEAGKNQILIFVHSRKETYRTAKLLIDRFMKSDNLCKFLMDKKISSEILLSEKEHVINEELKEILPFGFGIHHAGLKRLDRKLVEDLFSDRHIQVLVSTSTLAWGINLPAHTVIIKGTSVYNINIGDFDELSSMDILQMVGRSGRPQYDKSGKAIIITEHKNLQLYLSLNNEQLSIESTLLHNIVNIINAEIVLKNIQNMDDAINWLERTYMYIRMLKTPTLYGIHINSNDQIKSIDQFKDILNIKNKANKNKIIINNNKNDNSNNSNNNNDGDDDDDNNSLWDYLHSLKNNCKYNKFMEKIKKKMYNIIYSCFVILEKYDLIKYNKKLNSVSSTYIGKISSYYYVDYKSIDIYNKKLNKYTNEIDLLKIFTMSDEFKNIYIRDEEKTELSILIEKLPIPVKESINIPYTKINILLQLYLSNIILNGYIINADMLYIHQNALRIFRSFFEISLKKNSYNLIKLTLKFCKMIERRMWSTMTPLRQFGLLSPDLIRMIEKKNISFKNYLTMNLNEYITIFKNKKIAKNIYKLVHHFPKLELNAYIQPINHKILKVDLNISPDFIYNYKYHGYYMLFWVFVFDISNENILHYDLFTLKKNYKNDIFNVNNSKNKTSTSNNNNNSNNSVYNPADLLDDHMLTFFLPINDNPFYIVKVISDNWLDCEATINLYLKDLILPPPNFYSTQLLDLQPLPIHSIKYEKGQNFFNNIRNLHYFNSIHTQIFPSVFENNGNVLIASSNSKHYLIPAELGIIKILKFLDCLFNYIKTYIKNDKDVYKIINDKKLSDLIYNNNLVDLIKIVYIAPLDDVIIKTYKNWQTLKKIFNLKMCILTGDIQIDMKLLQTHHIILSNPSNYDNISKKWRRKKILQNVSFYIFDHMELLDTTQGGIMEIVISRIRYITTQLNLNKSEKKNQHNEHHHNNDDDNFIMSILNKENMNKNFLENINKLQNFSIDNIYDYIGLNRILCLSSCSLYNSKDFAEWIGCKKNDYYNFLSTVRDIPIEIYLHAVNIMNKQNRYISMQRQVYQNIRKLNNTNKKKKMQNVIIFVTDQKMCKTLALDLILSAYNDNFKYFSHFENLENHKYSTHNKYSSDTYHADQNDHNNQSKEKKKTGGWISNLFSYNKNDNISNENDTNDLINNNNSNDGMTPKNVYNWGTLNSNDLHNNISEEELAKNINHMINLNISNMDDINNKDTRENKIGVDMNDHNNNSNNNNNNSNSSRCSNIFNNNGKHSNYINNPNEHIFDYISDKMLKQCMRQGICYLHNNMTDTEKKIVEILFDKKTIQILIVSYDYVYSLNVYANTVIILDTIITHFHNNKEEDYSIQNILEMISYAGRQNEDTKSFVYIYTYITKKEYYKNFIYEPLTVESNIEDSLPNFLNNEIVMSTIENYQDAIDWLTWSFFYRRIKKNPNYYGLKGISNEHISDYLSELIENNMEILSFANCINIEEQTMDIKPMNLGIISSFYNLDYHIIHFFNQYVLSLKTLKKSKIFEILCLSNIFNDILKIYNYDIYLCLKISQACNIQVTYEFLKLSINNENVLKNGNIEDNINNDIKSEEYKKDQYINLLQFMTVPIYFTSHLKAFILLQAHIHRYNLPLNYIQETKNVLLKAYKLINSLIDVISSNNILNFCLFVMEVSQMLTQSMKSTDQSNLYQLPHFNEHLIKQANDLEISDVYDLINAEDETRDILLKHLNEKQRSEIANVCNIFPIIEVQYEIDLDKSYKVNEIAQLNLIIERDLTDDAVNFAHSLYLPFEKEEMWWIVIGIKKMNLLLSIKKLSLLKSINNIKINFELPDKPNTYDVVIYVVNDSYVGCDQEYEFKITVEE from the coding sequence atGGCTGAGGAATATGAGAAATTTAAACGATTCGAATATCGTATGAACTCTAATTTGGTGTTACAAAGAGATGGACCAATATCTAGTAACAAAGAACCCACAGGTGAAAGTGAAAGTTTAGTAGGAAgattaaaatataagatGGGTGATAAAGttgaatataataataataagaataatattatgttaataagagatagtaataataataataataatgaagtgaatataaatagatataaaagaaaagatctttttgatgatgataaatataatagaagatcaagtaaaaaaattcgtcataaagaaaaaagtGTATTAAACGTAAATATTGAAGatatctttttatataaaccATCAACTAAACATACagaagaaatatatacaaaGCTTATGAGTAAAATTAGATATCTATTAGGTGATAATACTGGAGATATAATTAATAGTGCATGTAACgagatattatatattttaaaaaatgaagaattaaataatgaagagAAAAAGAAACAAGTGGAAAGTCAACTcgaaataaatataagtGATGAAGTATTTattgaaataaataatttgtcaaaagaaatatatgattttaATAAACAAGAAGAAGGAgaatatatagaaaatgaGGAGGGTGTTGCTGTTATTTTTGAAGAAGACGatgattattttaatatagGAAGAAATACGAGGGAATATATGAATGGTGAGCAGACAATGGAATTACAAGATGGTAGTGATGATAATCAAAGTGGAAGTGAAGATGAAGATGATAATGAAGATGAAGATGAAGATGAAGATGAAAGTGAAGATGgaaatgaaaatgaaaatgacAATGAAGATGAAAGTGAAgatgaaaatgatgatgacaataataatattaatggtgatgatgatgatgatgataacaataatattaataataatgtgagacgaaaaaagaaaaagaaacGTAACCAAATAAACCATCTCAAAAgttatgataaaaaaaataaaaaatacgagaattatttaagtttaaaaaatacaaataagaatttatattatgaagaagaaaataataataataatattaaagatAATGATGAATTGAATATTAATGTAATTGATTCACATTGGTTACAAAgagaattaaataaaatatttccTGATCCTTCTTTATGCTTAGATAAAGAAAAGGAAGTGttaaatgttttaaatatatatgatatacAAGAAAgtgaaaataaattaatgcatatattaaaatatgaaaattttaatattgCTAGGGtgttaataaaaaatagatggaaaatatattattgcACCTTGCTTGGTCAGGCACAAActgaagaagaaaaagaagaaataaagAATGAGATGAAAAAGACAGAAGAAGGACAAGATATATTAGATGAATTATGTAACTATAAAAATGTGAGAAAGAATAAGCAGAATGAATATAGTAAAATAATTAGAAAAGAAGCTGATAATTTAttaggaaaaaaaaaaaaaaatgattataGTAAAAAAAGTAGCATGTCTgattatacatatatacatgaTGAGGAGGAAAAGGAATCTAATGATGGcaatgatgataatgatgaaaatgatgatgatgatgatgatgatggtgatgataatgataatgataatgatgataattattatgaatcTACAAAATTGTATAATAGCGATTCACAAGGAGAAGACTCAAATGTGAATACATATACACATACACATGATGATGATACTAATAGATTGAAAAAAAAGTCGAAGGTAAAAAGGTCcaaaaaaacaaaagaTAATGATATTGATGGTGAGTCAGAGAAAgatgataatgaaaaaaaacgtttttataataatatgaaatataaatttatcGACCTAGAAAAACTAGaaacaaaagaaaagaataaagatatattttttaataaagaaGTGATATTACCACCTGAAAGTAAAAgaatagaaaaaaaagattatgatgaaataattattagtagtatgaaaaataataaaatggaTGGTGtgaaaaaaacaaaaaataataaaataaattattatacatgtgcagaagatataaaattgatacatataaatgaattacCAGAATGGGCACATGAAGTATTTTCTTGtgttaatataaataaattaaatcCAATACAATCTAAAGTATATGATATAgcatttaataaatatgaagaGAATATGTTAATATGTGCTCCTACAGGCTCTGGTAAGACTAATATTGctttattatgtattttgAATGTTATTAATTCATATCGTTTAAAAAGTGGAGATATTGATAGAAAAGGCTTTAAGattgtatatatatcacCTATGAAAGCCTTAGTAACTGAACAAGTGCAATCATTTAATCTAAGACTTAAGTGTTTGAATATAAAAGTGAGTGAATTAACAGGTGATGTAAATTTAAGTAGTAAAGAATTAGATGATAGTCAAATTATTGTGATGACCCCTGAAAAATTTGATGTTATTAGTAGAAAATggaatgaaaaaatattattacataaaataaaattaattatatttgaTGAAATACATTTATTGAATGAGATACGAGGAAATGTTTTAGAGAGTATAATAGCTCGTTTAAATAGATATATAGATAACACCATGGTTTATGATATGAGTGGTGTAACATATGGTTCATCAGAAGGTGatcatcatcataataataataatattaatgtgTATGATGATGGTGTTCATGCCAATCGAGAGAACAAATCTGACTCCAACCATATATCTATtagaaagaaaaagatTCGATTAGTTGGATTATCTGCTACGCTACCAAATTATGAAGATGTTGGCATATTTTTAAGAGCTCATATAGAAAAAGgcatattttattttgatcATTCCTTTAGACCAGTTCAACTAGAACAACATTATATAGgtataaaagaaaagaaagGAATTAAGAAATATGGTCTTATGAATGATATAACGTATGAGAAAGTATTTGAGGAAGCTGGTAAAAATCagatattaatatttgttCATAGTAGAAAAGAAACATATAGAACAgcaaaattattaattgaTAGATTTATGAAGAGCGATAATTTATGTAAGTTTTTAATGGATAAGAAAATATCTAGTGagatattattatcagAAAAAGAACATGtaataaatgaagaattaaaaGAGATATTACCATTTGGATTTGGAATACATCATGCAGGATTAAAAAGATTAGATAGAAAATTAGTTGAAGATTTATTTTCTGATAGACATATTCAAGTATTGGTTAGTACGAGCACATTAGCATGGGGTATTAATTTACCTGCACATACAGTTATTATAAAAGGAACAAgtgtatataatattaatatagGTGATTTTGATGAATTATCTAGTATGGATATATTACAAATGGTTGGACGTTCAGGTAGACCCCAATATGATAAAAGTGGAAAAgctattattataacagaacataaaaatttacaattatatttatctttaaACAATGAACAATTATCTATTGAATCAACATTACTTCATAatattgttaatattattaatgcagaaattgttttaaaaaatattcaaaatatgGATGATGCTATTAACTGGTTGGAACgtacatatatgtatatacGTATGTTGAAAACTCCTACATTATATGGTATTCATATTAATAGTAATGatcaaataaaaagtatTGATCAATTTaaagatattttaaatatcaaaaataaagcaaacaaaaataaaatcatcatcaacaacaacaagaatgataatagtaataatagtaataataataatgatggtgatgatgatgatgataataatagttTGTGGGATTATTTGCATagtttaaaaaataattgcaaatataataaatttatggaaaaaataaaaaaaaaaatgtataacataatatattcttgTTTTGTTATTCtagaaaaatatgatttaataaaatataataaaaaattaaatagTGTTAGTAGTACTTATATAGGAAAAATTAGTAGCTATTATTATGTAGATTATAAATctatagatatatataataaaaaattaaataaatatacaaatgaAATTGATTTACTTAAAATATTTACTATGAGTGatgaatttaaaaatatttatataagagatgaagaaaaaacaGAATTATCAATTTTAATTGAAAAATTACCTATACCAGTTAAAGAATCTATAAATATTCCATATActaaaataaatatattattacaattatatttatcaaatataatattaaatggttatattataaatgcagatatgttatatatacatCAAAATGCATTACGAATATTTAGATCATTCTTTGAAATctctttaaaaaaaaattcatataatttaattaaattaacTCTAAAATTTTGTAAAATGATTGAAAGAAGAATGTGGAGTACTATGACTCCATTAAGACAATTTGGATTATTAAGTCCAGATCTTATACGTATGATtgagaagaaaaatatttcttttaaaaattatttaacaatgaatttaaatgaatatataactatttttaaaaataaaaaaattgcaaaaaatatttataaattagTACATCACTTTCCAAAATTAGAATTAAATGCATATATACAACCAATaaatcataaaatattaaaagtagatttaaatatatcaccagattttatatataattataaatatcatggatattatatgttattctgggtttttgtttttgatatatctaatgaaaatatattacattatgatttatttacccttaaaaagaattataaaaatgatatatttaatgtGAACAatagtaaaaataaaacatcCACATcaaacaataataataatagtaataatagtGTGTATAACCCTGCTGATCTTTTAGATGATCATATGTTAACCTTTTTTCTTCCAATAAATGATAACCCTTTCTATATTGTTAAAGTTATTTCTGATAACTGGTTAGATTGTGAAGCTACCataaatttatatctaAAAGATTTAATTTTACCTCCTCCAAATTTTTATTCTACACAATTATTAGATTTACAACCCTTGCCAATACACtcaataaaatatgaaaaaggTCAAaacttttttaataatataagaaatctacattattttaattCCATACATACACAAATATTTCCATCTgtttttgaaaataatggAAATGTATTAATAGCTAGCTCCAATTCAAaacattatttaattcCAGCTGAATTAGGTATTATAAAAATCTTGAAATTCTTAGATTGcttatttaattatatcaaaacatatattaaaaatgataaagatgtttataaaattattaatgataaaaaattatcagatcttatatataataataatttagTAGATCTCATAAAAATTGTCTATATTGCACCATTAGATGATGTAATcataaaaacatataaaaattggCAAActcttaaaaaaatatttaatttaaaaatgtgTATACTAACAGGAGATATACAAATAGATATGAAACTATTACAAACAcatcatattattttatcaaatccatctaattatgataatatatcaaaaaaatggagaaggaaaaaaatactacaaaatgtttctttttatatatttgatcATATGGAATTGTTAGATACAACACAAGGAGGTATTATGGAAATAGTCATAAGTAGAATAAGATATATAACAACAcaattaaatttaaataaatcagaaaaaaaaaatcaacACAATGAAcatcatcataataatgatgatgataatttcattatgtccatattaaataaagaaaatatgaataaaaattttttggaaaatataaataaattacaaaatttttctattgataatatatatgattatatagGATTAAATAgaatattatgtttatcTAGCTgttctttatataattcaaaaGATTTCGCTGAATGGATTGgatgtaaaaaaaatgattattataacttTTTATCAACAGTTAGAGATATACCtattgaaatatatttacatgcagttaatattatgaataaacaaaatagatatatatcCATGCAAAGACAAGTGtatcaaaatataagaaaattaaataatacaaacaaaaaaaaaaaaatgcaaaatgttattatttttgtaaCTGATCAAAAAATGTGTAAAACATTGGCATTGGATTTGATTCTTTCTGcttataatgataattttaaatatttttctcattttgaaaatttagaaaatcataaatatagtacacataataaatattcttcTGATACATATCATGCTGATCAGAATGATCATAATAATCAATCCAAAgagaagaaaaaaacaGGAGGGTGGATATCCAATTTGTTCTCTTATAACAagaatgataatattagTAATGAGAATGACACGAatgatttaataaataacaaCAATTCGAATGATGGTATGACACCAAAAAATGTATACAATTGGGGCACACTTAATAGTAATGatttacataataatataagtGAAGAAGAATTGGctaaaaatattaatcaTATGATTAATTTGAATATATCCAACATGGATGATATTAACAATAAGGATACAAGAGAGAATAAAATAGGTGTTGATATGAatgatcataataataatagtaataataataataataatagtaatagtaGTCGTTGtagtaatatatttaataataatggaAAACATTctaattatataaataatccaaatgaacatatatttGATTATATAAGTGATAAAATGTTAAAACAATGTATGAGACAAGGTATTTGCtatttacataataatatgacagatactgaaaaaaaaattgtggaaatattatttgataaaaaaacaatacaaatattaatCGTTTCTTATGATTATGTATACAGTTTAAATGTGTATGCTAATACTGTTATTATATTAGATACTATTATAACACATTTTCATAACaataaagaagaagattatagcatacaaaatattttagaAATGATAAGTTATGCTGGAAGACAAAATGAAGATACAAAATcttttgtatatatatatacatatataacaaaaaaagaatattataaaaattttatatatgaaccATTAACTGTCGAATCGAATATTGAAGATAGTTTACCTAATTTcttaaataatgaaatagTTATGAGTACTATTGAAAATTATCAAGATGCTATCGATTGGTTAACATGGTCTTTCTTTTATAGAcgtataaaaaaaaatccTAATTATTATGGATTAAAAGGTATATCGAATGAACATATATCAGATTATTTATCAGAActtatagaaaataatatggaaatattatcatttgCTAATTGCATAAATATAGAAGAACAAACTATGGATATCAAACCAATGAATCTGGGTAttatatcttcattttataatttagattatcatattattcatttttttaatcaatatgtattatctttaaaaacattaaagaaatcaaaaatttttgaaatattatgtctatctaatatttttaatgacatattaaaaatatataattatgatatatatcTATGTTTAAAAATTTCTCAAGCATGTAATATACAAGTAACatatgaatttttaaaaCTTTCTATCAATAATGAAAATGTGttaaaaaatggaaatattgaagataatataaataatgatatcAAATCagaagaatataaaaaagatcaatatattaatttattacaATTTATGACAGTACctatttattttacatCTCATTTAAAAGCTTTTATACTTTTACAAGCACATATTCATAGATATAATTTACCActtaattatatacaagaaacaaaaaatgtattattaaaagCATATAAATTGATCAATTCTTTAATTGATGTTATtagtagtaataatattttaaatttttgtttatttgtTATGGAGGTATCACAAATGCTAACCCAAAGTATGAAGAGTACTGATCAATCGAATTTATATCAGTTACCACATTTTAATGAACATTTAATTAAACAAGCAAATGATTTAGAAATATCTGATGTGTatgatttaataaatgCTGAAGATGAAACTAGagatattttattaaaacatttaaatgaaaaacaAAGAAGTGAAATCGCAAATgtttgtaatatttttccaATTATAGAAGTACAATATGAAATAGATCTTGATAAATCTTATAAAGTTAATGAAATTGCACAGCTTAATTTAATCATAGAAAGAGATTTAACAGATGATGCTGTGAATTTTGCACACTCACTTTATTTACCATttgaaaaagaagaaatgTGGTGGATTGTTATTggaattaaaaaaatgaatttacTTTTATCAATCAAAAAATTGTCTTTATTGAAAAGtatcaataatataaaaattaattttgAATTACCTGATAAGCCAAATACTTATGACGTGGTAATTTATGTGGTCAACGATTCTTATGTTGGTTGTGACCAGGAGTACGAATTTAAGATAACCGTGGAGGAGTAA
- a CDS encoding hypothetical protein (conserved Plasmodium protein, unknown function) produces the protein MGLAADYSKLSDMIYEVQDSPSLYSKEKYYTQKQNDKFYDIKRFMCLGSTIRDNDNLYDMDKILTEGHKKCHKTLKDTFNVIGYKYCTTNNSDNIKFAKLFYDNYSNLFYCMHLHNDAKKCNSLFKHFYETINYDTINKK, from the coding sequence atGGGACTAGCGGCAGATTATTCCAAATTAAGTGACATGATTTATGAGGTACAAGATTCCCCATCTTTGTACagtaaagaaaaatattatactcaaaaacaaaatgataaattttatgatataaaaagatTTATGTGTTTAGGAAGTACTATCAGagataatgataatttatatgatatggataaaatattaacagAAGGACATAAGAAATGTCATAAGACATTGAAAGATACATTTAATGTAATTGGTTATAAGTATTGTACTACTAATAAtagtgataatataaaattcGCTAAACtattttatgataattattcCAACTTGTTTTATTGTATGCACTTACATAATGATGCTAAAAAATGCAATTCGTTAtttaaacatttttatgaaaCTATCAATTATGATACgataaataaaaagtga
- a CDS encoding putative eukaryotic initiation factor — MEKDDHYKTSEKYEICTSFENIGIDEGLLRGIYAYGFEKPSAIQQRGIKPILNGRDVILQSQSGTGKTCVFAVGALNCVNRNLNETQVIILSPTRELAEQTQKVCLALADYIHVTIYCCIGGKKMSDDIKALNNGVHVISGTPGRIYHMLNLRHLKCKYIKQLVIDEADEMLNKGFKEQVYDIYRFLSPNTQIILSSATLPQEVLEITNKFMHKPVKILVKRDELTLEGIKQFFVSIEKEQWKYETLADLYESLTITQAVVFCNTQMKVDWLTKKMLESNFTVCKMHAGMSQSERDDIMLKFRQCKFRVLISTDIWGRGLDVQEVSLVVNYDLPNSRESYIHRIGRSGRFGRKGVAINFVKNDDIKILRDIEQYYSTQIDEMPMNITELL; from the coding sequence ATGGAAAAGGATGATCACTATAAAACTTcagaaaaatatgaaatatgCACAAGTTTTGAAAATATTGGAATAGATGAGGGTTTACTAAGAGGAATATATGCATACGGTTTTGAGAAGCCATCTGCTATTCAGCAGAGGGGTATAAAGCCTATATTAAATGGAAGGGATGTAATTTTACAAAGTCAGAGTGGTACAGGTAAAACGTGTGTGTTTGCAGTTGGTGCTTTGAATTGTGTAAATAGGAATTTGAATGAGACTcaagtaataatattatctcCAACAAGAGAATTAGCTGAGCAGACTCAGAAGGTTTGTTTAGCATTGGCTGATTATATACATGTGACAATTTATTGTTGCATTGGTGGTAAAAAAATGAGTGATGATATAAAAGCTTTAAATAATGGAGTACATGTTATAAGTGGAACCCCTGGTCGTATTTATCATATGTTAAATTTAAGACAtttaaaatgtaaatatataaaacagTTAGTAATAGATGAAGCAGATGAAATGTTAAACAAAGGATTTAAAGAACAGgtatatgatatatatcGTTTTTTATCACCTAATActcaaataatattatcatctgCAACATTGCCCCAAGAAGTGTTAgaaataacaaataaatttatgCACAAGCCAGTAAAAATATTAGTAAAAAGAGATGAATTAACATTGGAAGGAATTAAGCAATTTTTTGTATCTATAGAAAAAGAGCAATGGAAATATGAGACATTGGCAGATTTATATGAGAGTTTAACAATAACTCAAGCAGTAGTTTTTTGTAATACACAAATGAAAGTGGATTGGCTAACCAAAAAGATGTTGGAATCGAATTTTACTGTATGTAAAATGCATGCAGGAATGAGTCAAAGTGAAAGAGATGACATAATGTTGAAATTTAGGCAATGTAAATTTCGTGTATTAATATCTACAGATATATGGGGGAGAGGTTTAGATGTACAAGAGGTGTCACTTGTTGTCAATTATGATTTACCAAATTCAAGAGAAAGTTATATTCATAGAATTGGTAGGAGTGGAAGATTTGGAAGAAAAGGAGTGGCTATtaattttgtaaaaaatgatgatataaaaatactTAGAGACATTGAACAATATTACTCAACACAAATTGATGAAATGCCAATGAACATAACGGAGTTATTataa